A window of the Henckelia pumila isolate YLH828 chromosome 3, ASM3356847v2, whole genome shotgun sequence genome harbors these coding sequences:
- the LOC140892888 gene encoding uncharacterized protein produces MDDDEKMSTGSRDDTMEMEQNTLSSDSSENISSIDLNEEAGSNTLDDLGIEFSSNGEEMKHEDSLKSAEGDEKKSSVRQYIRSKMPRLRWTPDLHLSFIHAIERLGGQERATPKSVLQLMNVRGLSISHVKSHLQMYRGKKLDESGKVIGQPSRFYSIPGRRYHLSGTTSGKFSPLHHLRIQNGGIVLSQNSPDHGDRLRNFSHSSQSYYPFEIKSLASRFQRWSSDNQEPKVRNDSRMISEVNNQDKPIPSCIPSTEQRYRTGPLRPNKFLEDRRWPPREEMLKTQFKKEQKIPISSMWPSSVSQNFKPQSRWNCIDSSSTRICQQKSSFMSENSRLPLHNLDNSFPISETIKEEKRIMGTDRLGAGSDLQLSLSLSTNNSKDQKACMKGGDSDINTMLSLALTPH; encoded by the exons ATGGATGATGATGAAAAGATGAGCACGGGATCAAGAGATGATACTATGGAAATGGAACAAAACACATTATCATCTGATTCATCGGAAAATATTTCGTCCATCGATTTAAATGAAGAAGCCGGAAGCAACACCCTCGACGATCTAGGTATCGAGTTTTCCAGCAACGGTGAAGAGATGAAACATGAAGATAGCTTGAAATCAGCAGAAGGGGATGAGAAGAAGAGTTCGGTTAGGCAGTATATTCGATCCAAAATGCCTAGACTACGGTGGACTCCCGATCTTCATCTCTCATTCATTCATGCTATAGAGAGGCTTGGAGGGCAGGAAA GGGCCACTCCTAAATCAGTGCTTCAATTGATGAACGTGAGAGGACTCAGCATCTCTCATGTTAAAAGTCACTTACAG ATGTATCGGGGCAAGAAACTTGATGAATCTGGGAAAG TGATAGGTCAACCAAGTAGATTTTACAGTATTCCAGGAAGAAGATACCACCTTTCTGGAACAACATCCGGAAAATTCAGCCCTCTTCATCACTTGAGAATACAGAATGGTGGCATTGTTCTTTCCCAGAATTCGCCCGATCACGGAGATCGTCTGAGGAATTTTTCCCATAGTTCACAATCCTACTATCCATTTGAAATCAAATCCCTCGCTTCCAG ATTTCAGCGCTGGTCTTCTGATAATCAAGAACCCAAAGTAAGGAATGATAGTCGAATGATTTCGGAGGTAAATAATCAGGATAAGCCCATTCCAAGCTGTATTCCATCAACAGAACAACGGTACCGAACCGGTCCACTCAGGCCAAACAAATTTCTTGAAGATAGAAGGTGGCCTCCGAGAGAAGAGATgctcaaaactcaatttaaaaaagAGCAAAAGATCCCCATATCTAGCATGTGGCCTAGTTCTGTTTCGCAGAATTTCAAACCGCAATCTCGCTGGAATTGCATTGACAGCAGCAGTACTAGGATTTGTCAGCAGAAATCAAGCTTCATGTCTGAAAACTCTAGGCTACCACTTCATAATCTTGATAATTCCTTCCCAATCAGTGAG ACGATTAAGGAAGAGAAGAGAATTATGGGGACAGACAGGTTGGGTGCAGGATCAGATTTACAACTAAGTTTAAGCCTGAGTACAAATAATAGCAAGGATCAGAAGGCTTGCATGAAGGGAGGAGATTCAGATATTAACACGATGCTCTCTCTTGCTTTGACTCCTCATTGA
- the LOC140887115 gene encoding protein MALE DISCOVERER 2-like, with protein sequence MVRPAMGVSWTVYGTHLTSLTLLVLLLEIHGCWSLNSEGLALLQFREKVEFDPYGVLTNWNPDECDPCMWSGVHCLNGRVFTLDLNGHDLKGVLAPELGNLTHLRFLGLSKNRFSGTIPHQFGRLMDLEILDLRHNNLTGTIPAELGGLHSLRSLLLCDNKFEGSIPVEIGKLSLLTDVQFDENLTIAASGIGCINRKIGLCMWQSVSKHLHESDSLQLQIKGTIIRYLNQFPLFKFRSEPLDDADDNCDDLTSTYKSGIVHNIKNQVNTIRRKLTEQPSNLAAIPPNFGTPALLDPNVSLPSRSSGSFPAIPNRKELSPPPISSPNARQEHKPTEPSNSSTVSQSIDKKSLTDGKSEISFKLLIGISCAVFLLMVVVALFVICKSRAARNIGPWKTGLSGQLQKAFITGVPKLNRAELETACEDFSNIINTYEGSAIVYKGTLSSGVEIAVVSTVIQSLKDWSKRSELAFRKKIDSLSRVNHKNFVNLIGYCEEDEPFTRMMVFEYAPNGALFEHLHVEEVEHLDWNTRMRVIMGTAYCLQYMHDLKPPIPHYNLNSSEILLTDDYAAKIADISFWAELVAKSMNHAENETEHSRLPPPADVGSNIHSFGILLLEIISGKLPHSEEQGHLENWAAQYLNDKKTISYLIDPTLKAFKDEELDIVCEVIQSCIQQDSRKRPCMKELIQKLRQAIDVSPEAATPRLSPLWWAELEILSAEAA encoded by the exons ATGGTTCGACCAGCAATGGGTGTTAGTTGGACTGTTTATGGGACTCATTTGACATCTTTAACGTTGTTGGTTCTTCTTTTGGAAATTCATGGATGTTGGTCCCTCAATTCTGAAG GATTAGCATTGTTGCAATTCCGAGAAAAGGTGGAGTTTGACCCATATGGAGTTTTAACAAATTGGAATCCTGATGAGTGCGACCCGTGCATGTGGTCAGGCGTTCATTGTCTCAATGGGAGAGTGTTTACTCT AGATCTCAATGGGCACGACTTGAAGGGCGTATTGGCACCAGAGCTTGGAAATCTTACTCATTTAAGATTTCT TGGCCTATCCAAGAACCGTTTCTCTGGCACAATCCCTCATCAGTTTGGAAGGCTTATGGATCTCGAAATTTTGGACTTGAGGCATAATAACTTGACTGGAACCATTCCTGCAGAATTAGGAGGGTTGCATTCACTAAGAAGCTT GTTGCTATGTGATAATAAATTTGAAGGAAGCATTCCTGTGGAGATTGGGAAGCTTAGTTTGCTTACTGATGTACAATTTGACGAAAACCTTACAATTGCTGCTTCTGGAATTGGATGTATTAACAGAAAAATCGGGCTCTG CATGTGGCAGAGTGTTTCAAAACACTTGCATGAATCAGATTCCTTACAGCTACAAATTAAAGGGACCATTATACGATACCTCAATCAGTTCCCGTT GTTCAAGTTCAGAAGCGAGCCACTCGATGATGCTGATGACAATTGTGACGATCTAACAA GTACATATAAGTCGGGTATTGTCCATAATATCAAGAACCAGGTAAATACTATACGTCGAAAACTAACCGAACAGCCAAGTAATCTTGCTGCCATCCCACCCAATTTTGGAACGCCAGCCTTGTTGGATCCAAACGTTTCTCTTCCGAGCAGAAGTAGTGGGTCGTTTCCAGCTATTCCAAATAGGAAGGAACTTTCTCCTCCTCCCATATCCTCACCTAATGCACGTCAAGAACATAAGCCGACTGAGCCTTCTAATTCTAGTACTGTTAGTCAATCAATCGACAAAAAGTCTTTGACCGATGGAAAatccgaaatttcatttaagcTTCTGATTGGAATTTCATGTGCTGTGTTTTTACTCATGGTGGTTGTGGCCTTATTTGTCATCtgcaaaagcagagcagcaagaAATATAGGTCCTTGGAAGACTGGATTGAGTGGACAATTGCAGAAAGCTTTCATTACAG GGGTCCCTAAGCTGAACAGAGCTGAGCTTGAGACTGCATGTGAAGATTTCAGCAACATTATAAATACTTACGAAGGCAGCGCTATTGTATATAAGGGAACACTCTCCAGCGGGGTGGAAATTGCTGTTGTTTCAACTGTTATACAGTCTTTAAAAGACTGGTCAAAGCGTTCAGAATTGGCATTCAGAAAGAAG ATCGATAGCTTATCCCGTGTCAACCACAAGAATTTCGTTAATCTAATTGGGTATTGTGAGGAGGATGAACCTTTTACTAGAATGATGGTCTTCGAATACGCTCCAAATGGCGCACTTTTCGAACATCTGCATG TTGAAGAAGTAGAACACCTCGACTGGAATACGAGGATGCGAGTAATCATGGGGACCGCCTATTGCCTTCAGTACATGCACGACCTCAAACCACCAATACCACATTACAACTTGAATTCGAGTGAAATACTCTTGACAGATGATTATGCAGCTAAA ATTGCCGATATCAGTTTCTGGGCAGAACTTGTAGCCAAGTCGATGAACCATGCCGAAAATGAAACGGAGCATTCCCGACTGCCTCCACCCGCCGATGTGGGATCAAACATCCACAGTTTTGGAATCTTATTACTTGAAATAATCTCTGGGAAGCTCCCTCACTCTGAGGAGCAAGGACATCTTGAAAACTGG GCCGCTCAATACTTGAACGACAAGAAAACAATCAGCTACTTGATCGATCCAACCCTGAAGGCGTTCAAAGACGAGGAACTCGATATCGTGTGTGAAGTAATACAAAGCTGCATCCAACAAGATTCGAGGAAACGGCCTTGCATGAAAGAACTGATTCAGAAACTGCGGCAAGCTATCGACGTATCACCGGAAGCAGCGACTCCGAGGCTTTCTCCTCTTTGGTGGGCTGAACTTGAGATTCTATCTGCAGAAGCTGCTTGA